The following proteins are co-located in the Chryseobacterium daecheongense genome:
- a CDS encoding mechanosensitive ion channel — MKDELQDTKDFLQDISDQIHYFVSANVPNDLVLTCQIILKFLFLAGFVYVIDFIFKILVNTIFKFFFDKEKYPVLKSIYQSRITNSIVHLGALNFAEYALKSVFWRHPKSFELLGLIVSVAIIFVIAGMLFRALTALRNYFVIKQDFYKIMALNAISESVKIFGIFILTVVGICVIFGIKGGTILGSLGAITAVLVLVFRDTILGFVTGLHVATSKNMKVGDWIGIPKYNIEGNIADISLLTTKITNFDKTVSTIPTYDLLTTEIKNLQIMSESNTRRIKKSIYFNINSFKFLNDEEINRLKDINLISEYLEGKSIEIRKEKESLAHNDKIVNGRQLTNIGVFRYYAQKYIENDPDIDQKGVVMVRQLDITPHGLPLEIYCFANDSKWERFEQIQADIFDHLLVASKEFDLQVMQVAVKV, encoded by the coding sequence ATGAAAGACGAGTTACAAGACACCAAAGACTTTTTACAGGATATAAGTGATCAGATCCATTATTTTGTAAGCGCTAATGTGCCCAATGACTTGGTACTTACCTGTCAGATTATCCTTAAATTTTTATTTTTGGCAGGATTTGTCTATGTAATAGATTTTATTTTTAAAATTCTTGTCAATACGATATTCAAATTCTTTTTTGATAAAGAAAAATATCCTGTTCTAAAATCAATCTATCAGTCAAGAATTACAAACTCAATAGTTCATCTAGGTGCATTGAATTTTGCTGAATATGCTCTTAAATCAGTCTTTTGGAGACATCCGAAAAGTTTTGAATTATTGGGGTTAATTGTTAGTGTAGCGATCATTTTTGTTATTGCCGGGATGTTATTCAGGGCATTAACAGCATTGAGGAATTATTTTGTTATCAAACAGGATTTTTATAAGATAATGGCTTTAAATGCTATTTCAGAATCGGTCAAGATATTTGGAATTTTTATTCTTACTGTAGTTGGTATTTGTGTGATTTTCGGAATCAAAGGAGGAACAATTCTGGGAAGTTTGGGGGCTATCACTGCTGTACTTGTACTTGTTTTCAGAGATACTATTTTAGGATTTGTAACAGGGCTTCATGTTGCCACTTCTAAAAACATGAAAGTTGGAGACTGGATTGGTATTCCCAAATACAATATCGAAGGTAATATAGCAGATATCAGTCTTCTAACGACCAAAATCACCAATTTTGATAAAACGGTTTCTACGATTCCTACTTACGATCTGCTGACTACCGAGATCAAAAATCTTCAGATCATGTCCGAATCGAATACCCGAAGGATAAAAAAATCAATTTATTTTAATATCAATTCTTTTAAGTTTTTAAATGATGAAGAAATCAATCGTCTAAAGGATATCAATCTCATCTCAGAATACCTGGAAGGAAAAAGTATAGAAATCAGAAAGGAAAAAGAATCATTGGCTCATAATGATAAAATTGTGAACGGACGACAATTGACCAATATCGGAGTCTTCAGGTATTACGCCCAAAAATATATAGAAAATGACCCGGATATTGATCAAAAAGGAGTGGTGATGGTTCGTCAGCTGGATATTACTCCGCATGGGCTGCCTTTGGAAATATACTGCTTTGCCAACGACTCCAAATGGGAGCGTTTTGAGCAAATCCAGGCAGATATTTTTGACCATCTGTTGGTTGCTTCAAAAGAATTTGACCTGCAGGTAATGCAGGTTGCAGTGAAAGTTTAA
- a CDS encoding carboxypeptidase-like regulatory domain-containing protein, with protein MRKNYLFILLCVFTLFINCSGGDDSATPSENVGPPAIKTGKLIGKVMSQNGTKPIGGASVFTFDDQYKIYYTTSDANGNFTLDAPAGNRTIHIQTGNGSNFRTEISATVKDHETLNLDVSQTKLNQVAKIAYVKGAYDKIEDIIQTLGYNATEITNADLANLTAIAQYDIIFLNCGSRNNYSSNPGLYTVIDANLAIFVANGGSIYASDWDVSYLVGGTSNTSNCSMTGGFVPDTKLCSKNIGSTGTLDATVNNAGLTTALGFNTLNINYDLGAWQKIINYDPAYWEVLVKETSSNDALMIRTNHFSATGIPTTPIGNAPNSTFVTVCITLPGNIQISISVPQVLVPYLVALGATVGPCSGSSTSGYIYYTTFHNHASGNIGNAGVILQYVILNL; from the coding sequence ATGAGAAAAAACTACTTATTTATTTTATTGTGTGTATTCACACTGTTTATCAACTGCTCCGGAGGAGATGATTCTGCAACACCTTCCGAAAACGTTGGACCACCTGCTATAAAGACAGGAAAACTTATCGGTAAAGTGATGTCACAAAATGGCACTAAGCCTATTGGAGGTGCTTCAGTTTTTACATTTGACGATCAGTATAAAATTTATTATACCACTTCAGATGCCAACGGTAACTTTACATTGGATGCTCCGGCTGGAAATCGGACTATCCATATTCAGACGGGTAATGGTAGTAATTTCCGTACGGAAATTTCCGCAACTGTAAAAGATCATGAAACCTTAAATCTCGATGTCAGCCAAACCAAGCTCAATCAGGTTGCAAAAATAGCTTATGTAAAGGGAGCGTATGATAAAATTGAGGATATCATTCAGACTTTAGGCTATAATGCCACCGAAATTACTAATGCCGATCTTGCCAACTTAACTGCTATTGCACAATATGACATTATATTTCTCAACTGTGGTTCAAGAAATAATTACTCTTCAAATCCTGGACTCTATACTGTAATTGATGCTAATCTAGCCATTTTTGTTGCTAATGGCGGGAGTATCTATGCTTCGGATTGGGATGTTTCCTATCTGGTAGGCGGAACAAGCAATACGAGTAACTGTTCAATGACCGGAGGGTTTGTTCCTGATACCAAGTTATGTTCTAAAAACATCGGAAGCACAGGTACCCTGGATGCTACGGTAAACAATGCCGGACTTACAACGGCTTTAGGATTTAATACACTTAACATCAACTATGATTTAGGGGCATGGCAAAAAATAATTAATTACGACCCGGCTTATTGGGAAGTGTTGGTTAAAGAAACCTCATCAAATGATGCCCTGATGATCAGAACCAATCATTTCTCCGCAACAGGTATTCCTACCACTCCAATAGGAAACGCTCCCAATTCAACATTTGTAACGGTTTGTATTACTTTACCAGGCAACATTCAGATCAGTATTTCAGTTCCTCAGGTACTGGTTCCTTATTTGGTAGCGTTAGGGGCCACAGTGGGGCCTTGCTCGGGATCTTCAACCAGCGGGTATATTTATTATACCACTTTCCATAATCATGCTTCAGGAAACATCGGCAACGCAGGTGTGATTCTGCAATATGTAATCTTAAACTTATAG
- a CDS encoding microviridin/marinostatin family tricyclic proteinase inhibitor: protein MKPKKLKKPFFASFLEKQIQEPEKVTGGGEIITSPNSDNITIPSKDNITSVLVDNVTTVRNDNVTLKYPSDSDEGGPLDHIEL, encoded by the coding sequence ATGAAACCAAAAAAACTAAAAAAACCATTCTTTGCTTCTTTTTTGGAGAAGCAAATTCAAGAGCCTGAGAAAGTAACCGGAGGTGGGGAAATTATTACTTCACCTAATTCAGACAATATTACGATTCCTTCCAAGGATAATATCACTTCCGTTTTGGTTGACAATGTTACTACGGTAAGAAATGATAATGTAACCTTGAAATATCCTTCTGATAGTGATGAAGGTGGACCTTTAGATCATATAGAATTATAG
- a CDS encoding MvdD family ATP-grasp ribosomal peptide maturase — protein sequence MNNKILIITHTGDNFSIQKVTEYIIKNNFEVIRFDVDLYPLQNKLSTTFQDGKWISILETPDAKHRLDDIAAVWYRRAYNMGDGLKEELDAKFYGAAMGEIRTTLFGFLESIDVYALGKPSVYRRLDSKEEQLKIADKIGFKIPETCITNNPEEARNFILKHQNVIGKMQSGFAIYEDGVESVVFTNVIKEDKLDDLDSLLYCPMQFQKKIEKKRELRVTAVGQDVYAFEIDSQQFEDAKVDWRKDGVNLIDKWVRTDLPKDIEAKVLELLDVYNVDYGAMDIIVSPEDEYYFIEINGAGEFFWLDNLTEENLISKSIADLLCDKAPRRNNMVLA from the coding sequence ATGAATAACAAAATTTTAATCATCACCCATACCGGGGACAATTTTTCAATACAAAAAGTAACGGAGTATATTATTAAAAATAACTTTGAGGTCATCCGCTTTGATGTCGATTTATATCCTTTACAAAATAAACTGTCGACTACTTTCCAAGATGGAAAATGGATCAGTATTCTCGAAACTCCGGATGCTAAACATCGTTTAGATGATATTGCTGCGGTGTGGTACAGAAGAGCTTACAATATGGGAGATGGGCTAAAGGAAGAGTTAGATGCCAAATTCTATGGTGCTGCGATGGGTGAAATAAGAACAACTCTTTTTGGATTTTTAGAATCCATAGATGTATATGCTCTGGGTAAGCCAAGTGTTTACAGAAGATTAGACAGTAAAGAGGAGCAGTTAAAAATTGCGGATAAGATAGGATTTAAAATTCCGGAAACCTGTATTACCAATAATCCTGAAGAAGCCAGAAATTTTATCCTGAAACATCAGAATGTTATCGGAAAGATGCAATCGGGTTTTGCTATTTATGAAGATGGGGTGGAAAGTGTTGTATTTACCAACGTGATTAAAGAGGACAAGCTGGATGATCTGGATTCGCTGTTGTATTGCCCTATGCAATTCCAAAAGAAAATTGAAAAGAAAAGAGAGCTAAGAGTAACCGCAGTAGGGCAGGATGTATATGCGTTCGAAATTGATTCACAACAGTTTGAAGATGCAAAAGTAGACTGGAGAAAGGATGGGGTAAACCTAATCGATAAATGGGTAAGAACAGATCTTCCCAAAGATATTGAAGCTAAAGTTTTAGAGCTTCTGGATGTATATAATGTTGATTATGGAGCAATGGATATCATTGTTTCTCCTGAAGATGAATATTATTTTATTGAAATTAATGGTGCCGGAGAATTTTTCTGGCTGGATAATCTTACGGAAGAAAATCTTATTTCGAAGAGCATTGCTGATCTTTTATGTGATAAAGCACCACGAAGAAATAATATGGTCTTAGCTTAG
- a CDS encoding microviridin/marinostatin family tricyclic proteinase inhibitor encodes MKNKSSKKKPFFAAFLEKQLKDPQSVTGGGPDITIPERDVVTKPTLDMAHTLKYPSDGDDDSPTVPL; translated from the coding sequence ATGAAAAACAAGAGTTCAAAGAAAAAACCATTTTTCGCAGCATTCCTTGAAAAACAACTGAAAGATCCTCAATCTGTAACAGGAGGTGGACCAGATATCACAATTCCTGAAAGAGATGTTGTTACTAAGCCAACTTTGGATATGGCTCATACATTGAAATATCCATCAGATGGAGATGATGATTCACCAACAGTGCCATTATAG
- a CDS encoding pyridoxine 5'-phosphate synthase gives MTKLSVNINKIATLRNARGGELPSVTEAAIKIQEFGGQGITIHPRPDERHITRKDVYDLKPLVTTEFNIEGNPHRAFIDMVLEVKPEQVTLVPDADDAITSNAGWDTKKHLDFLTDVIAEFKNAGIRTSIFLDPNPGLVEYAAKTGTDRIELYTEAYAKDYVANKEQAIKPYLETALAAGEFGLGVNAGHDLSLDNLKYFADTIPNLLEVSIGHALVSEALYMGMENTIQAYLKRLAKW, from the coding sequence ATGACAAAACTAAGTGTAAACATTAATAAAATTGCAACTTTAAGAAATGCAAGAGGAGGCGAATTGCCAAGTGTAACAGAAGCTGCAATTAAAATTCAGGAATTCGGAGGACAGGGAATTACCATCCATCCTCGACCTGATGAAAGACACATTACCAGAAAAGATGTTTATGATCTGAAACCTTTGGTAACTACGGAGTTCAATATTGAAGGGAATCCACACCGTGCTTTCATCGATATGGTCCTTGAAGTGAAACCCGAGCAGGTAACATTGGTTCCTGACGCAGATGATGCCATTACTTCTAATGCCGGCTGGGATACAAAAAAACACTTAGATTTTCTTACTGATGTTATTGCCGAATTTAAAAATGCAGGAATCCGTACTTCAATCTTTCTTGATCCTAATCCTGGATTAGTAGAATACGCTGCAAAAACCGGAACTGACAGGATAGAATTGTATACAGAAGCTTATGCAAAGGATTATGTTGCGAATAAAGAACAGGCAATAAAGCCATATCTTGAAACGGCTTTAGCTGCCGGCGAATTCGGCCTGGGAGTTAACGCGGGGCATGATCTTAGTCTTGATAATTTAAAATACTTTGCGGATACGATACCAAATTTGCTGGAAGTTTCCATAGGACATGCATTAGTTTCGGAAGCTTTGTATATGGGTATGGAAAATACGATTCAGGCTTATTTGAAGAGATTGGCTAAGTGGTAA
- a CDS encoding alpha/beta fold hydrolase: MEILHSKIFGEDKSSTPLLVFHGLFGMLDNWGSFGKDLGEYLPVYLLDLRNHGRSFHSESMSHDDLADDIAHYMDHYGIEKAHVLGHSLGGKAVMQFAIRYPEKVEKLIVVDISPKAYPPHHQGIIKALETVDFNNVGSRNEVEAVLSQYIPEKSTIQFLTKNLYWDDNKKLNWRFNLKTLSEKYNEFVSNAIKFGVFEGETLFISGEKSNYILPQDEFAIKQQFPKAKIVVVKNAAHWVQADNPTEFSHVVKNFLGLD, translated from the coding sequence ATGGAAATTTTACATTCAAAAATATTTGGCGAGGATAAATCGTCTACTCCTTTATTGGTCTTTCACGGATTGTTCGGAATGCTTGACAACTGGGGAAGCTTTGGAAAAGATTTAGGGGAGTATCTTCCTGTTTATTTACTGGACCTCAGAAATCATGGAAGAAGTTTTCATTCGGAGAGTATGTCACATGATGATCTGGCTGATGATATTGCGCATTATATGGATCATTACGGAATAGAGAAAGCTCATGTTCTGGGACATTCTTTAGGTGGAAAAGCAGTAATGCAATTTGCGATAAGGTATCCGGAAAAGGTAGAAAAACTTATTGTGGTTGACATTTCTCCAAAAGCATATCCTCCACACCATCAGGGAATTATTAAAGCATTGGAAACGGTGGATTTCAATAATGTAGGTTCAAGAAATGAGGTGGAAGCAGTTCTTAGTCAGTATATTCCTGAGAAATCTACCATTCAGTTTTTAACAAAGAACTTATATTGGGATGATAACAAAAAACTAAATTGGAGGTTTAACCTTAAGACCTTATCCGAAAAGTATAATGAGTTTGTATCCAATGCAATAAAATTTGGAGTGTTTGAGGGTGAAACTTTATTTATTTCCGGGGAAAAATCCAATTATATTCTCCCACAGGATGAATTTGCCATTAAACAACAGTTTCCTAAGGCTAAAATTGTCGTTGTTAAAAATGCAGCTCATTGGGTACAGGCTGACAACCCTACAGAGTTTAGTCATGTAGTAAAGAATTTTTTGGGTTTGGATTGA
- a CDS encoding ATP-grasp ribosomal peptide maturase has protein sequence MILCITHSNDFYTIDIFFEYLTSKNIPYFRLNSDHLNYLQKISITDHSFELTDEFGNTFRSSDIKAVWHRKGWRISIPEELDDDYVKIFINEYGNLRYNLYTALEDVPWINPFEAEKKADGNKLYQLKIAKKNKLTIPKTLFSNDEEEITAFFHTYCNGKAVAKLHGVIAKSMGGENMLSTTIIREDNLESLADIAYCPMIFQPYIEKEYELRIMYVDGEFFTGKINNSEHADWRVNQGNYTWSAYELPEDIKSSLTLMMKEMGLYMGAIDMIKGRDENYYFLEVNPQGEWGMLQKELNFPIAERIADNLIKRMKTNE, from the coding sequence ATGATTCTTTGTATCACGCACTCCAATGACTTTTATACTATAGATATTTTCTTTGAATATCTTACTTCTAAAAATATTCCCTACTTCAGGTTAAATTCAGACCACCTGAATTACCTTCAGAAAATTAGTATTACTGACCATTCGTTTGAATTGACTGACGAGTTTGGAAATACGTTCCGTTCCAGCGATATCAAGGCAGTGTGGCATAGAAAAGGATGGCGTATCAGTATTCCTGAAGAGCTTGATGATGACTATGTGAAAATTTTCATCAATGAATATGGAAATCTTCGTTATAATCTCTACACGGCTCTTGAAGATGTTCCCTGGATCAATCCTTTTGAAGCTGAAAAGAAAGCGGATGGAAACAAATTATATCAACTGAAAATTGCTAAAAAAAATAAATTAACGATACCGAAAACACTTTTCTCAAACGATGAAGAAGAGATTACAGCCTTCTTTCATACATATTGTAATGGAAAAGCTGTGGCAAAGCTGCATGGAGTTATTGCCAAATCTATGGGAGGTGAAAATATGCTCTCCACAACGATTATAAGAGAAGATAATTTAGAATCACTGGCAGATATTGCGTATTGTCCTATGATTTTTCAGCCGTATATAGAAAAAGAATATGAACTAAGGATCATGTACGTTGATGGTGAGTTTTTTACGGGTAAAATTAATAATAGTGAACATGCCGATTGGCGTGTTAATCAGGGAAATTATACATGGTCAGCTTACGAATTGCCGGAAGACATTAAGTCTTCTCTTACCTTAATGATGAAAGAAATGGGGCTCTACATGGGAGCGATCGATATGATCAAAGGAAGAGATGAAAATTACTATTTTCTTGAAGTTAATCCACAAGGAGAGTGGGGAATGTTACAAAAAGAACTTAACTTTCCCATTGCGGAAAGAATTGCCGATAACCTTATCAAAAGAATGAAAACCAATGAATAA
- a CDS encoding DUF456 domain-containing protein, whose product MDTTLINILCLILLVLGILGTFLPVLPGLLLSLCGLLIYKFGTDADLPMLYIWVFGILTAASAVLNYVIPARTNKKYGGTKWGSIGSVVGTIAGMFIPIPLGFLIGMFAGVFIGELLHDSKDMDKALKSTKGAFIGFIYGTGFSFVVGVAMFLVVILNMLDYI is encoded by the coding sequence ATGGATACTACATTAATTAATATTCTTTGTCTTATTTTACTTGTCCTGGGCATACTGGGCACCTTTCTCCCGGTGCTGCCTGGACTGTTACTCAGCCTTTGCGGATTGTTGATTTACAAATTCGGTACAGATGCGGATCTCCCGATGTTGTATATCTGGGTTTTCGGGATTCTTACCGCAGCTTCTGCTGTTCTAAATTATGTGATCCCGGCCAGAACCAACAAAAAATATGGCGGCACAAAATGGGGAAGCATCGGTTCAGTAGTCGGAACTATTGCAGGTATGTTTATTCCCATCCCTTTAGGATTTCTGATCGGTATGTTTGCAGGAGTATTTATTGGAGAACTTCTTCACGACAGTAAGGACATGGATAAGGCCCTGAAATCCACAAAAGGAGCCTTTATCGGATTCATATACGGTACGGGATTCAGTTTTGTGGTAGGTGTGGCAATGTTTTTGGTAGTAAT
- a CDS encoding NAD-dependent epimerase/dehydratase family protein: protein MVFVTGATGILGRVIILELLKKGKKVRAAKRRTSNLNEVKHSYQFYTENSDDFFNKIEWVDVDFDDMNSLEDALKGVEEVYHCAAKVSFHPQDEKEMYHTNIKGTENLLFACEGSSVTKFLHVSSVAVLDGYNEKGELDEESDFNPKVDHPAYAVSKHLSEMEVWRASAEGLKTIIINPAIIIGSGNWNQSSGELFSTFEKNNFTFSGGSSYVDVRDVARISVELMENNIFGERFILVSENKRYAETGNYIRKKLGLKNARILSKAELNAGRIANILLGWLIPQLKLVTKSNIESITSFNTISNEKIKQKLNYQFIPIEESIDFHLNNYINDKKGNK from the coding sequence ATGGTTTTTGTAACGGGAGCAACCGGAATTTTGGGTCGTGTAATTATTTTGGAACTTTTAAAAAAAGGAAAAAAAGTACGCGCTGCCAAAAGGAGAACAAGTAATTTAAACGAAGTAAAGCATTCATATCAGTTTTATACAGAAAACTCTGATGATTTTTTTAATAAAATTGAATGGGTAGATGTAGATTTTGATGACATGAACTCTTTAGAAGATGCCCTGAAAGGCGTAGAAGAAGTGTATCATTGTGCTGCAAAAGTAAGCTTTCATCCACAAGATGAGAAAGAAATGTACCATACGAATATCAAGGGTACAGAAAATCTTTTATTTGCTTGTGAAGGTTCGTCTGTTACTAAATTTCTTCATGTGAGTTCTGTGGCTGTTTTGGACGGTTATAATGAAAAAGGGGAACTTGACGAAGAATCTGATTTTAATCCAAAGGTTGACCATCCTGCCTATGCCGTTTCAAAACATTTATCTGAAATGGAAGTATGGAGAGCTTCAGCCGAGGGCCTGAAAACCATCATCATCAATCCAGCAATTATCATAGGAAGTGGAAACTGGAACCAAAGCAGTGGTGAACTTTTTTCGACATTTGAAAAAAATAATTTTACCTTTTCCGGGGGATCATCTTATGTGGATGTCCGGGATGTTGCACGGATTTCTGTAGAGCTGATGGAAAATAATATTTTTGGAGAACGCTTTATTTTGGTCTCGGAGAATAAACGATATGCCGAAACAGGGAATTATATTCGTAAAAAACTGGGATTGAAAAATGCCAGAATATTGTCTAAAGCAGAACTTAATGCCGGAAGAATAGCCAATATCCTTTTGGGGTGGCTGATTCCACAATTAAAGCTGGTTACAAAATCTAATATTGAATCCATCACATCCTTTAATACCATTTCCAACGAAAAAATTAAGCAAAAGCTGAATTATCAGTTCATTCCTATCGAGGAAAGTATTGATTTTCATCTCAATAATTATATTAACGACAAAAAGGGGAATAAATAA